In Spinacia oleracea cultivar Varoflay chromosome 5, BTI_SOV_V1, whole genome shotgun sequence, a single window of DNA contains:
- the LOC110776206 gene encoding uncharacterized protein: MPKFAKFLKEILANDRKCDDSGNVIVNELCSTLMHENLPPKLKDPGIFTIPCMINETYFDRVLCDLGASVNLMPSSLYEKLGLKEVKLSPISLQLADRTSRFPKGIVEDVLVKVGEFVFPVDFVVMDMEEDFEIPLIFGRPFLATSKALIDVPKGQMIIKTEDKQVVFKILDDPNSTFDGGTCIRIDATNPLVVKCVQNENYLSKEDIPISSNGPNYKKKGVGADLVDSSLK, encoded by the coding sequence ATGCCTAAATTTgctaagtttttgaaagaaatatTAGCTAATGATAGGAAATGTGATGACTCAGGAAATGTGATTGTTAATGAGTTGTGTTCCACCTTGATGCATGAAAACCTACCACCTAAACTGAAAGACCCTGGAATTTTTACTATTCCCTGCATGATTAATGAAACATATTTTGATAGGGTCTTATGTGACTTAGGTGCTAGCGTCAATTTAATGCCTTCTTCATTGTATGAGAAATTAGGTTTGAAAGAGGTTAAACTTTCTCCTATATCTCTTCAATTAGCTGATAGGACTTCTAGATTCCCTAAAGGAATAGTGGAAGATGTGTTAGTCAAAGTTGGTGAATTTGTTTTTCCTGTTGACTTTGTTGTAATGGACATGGAAGAAGACTTTGAAATTCCTTTGATATTTGGTCGTCCATTTTTAGCTACAAGTAAAGCTTTAATAGATGTCCCGAAGGGACAAATGATCATTAAAACTGAAGATAAGCAAGTCGTATTTAAGATCCTTGATGACCCTAATTCCACTTTTGATGGAGGTACTTGTATTAGAATTGATGCTACTAATCCCCTGGTTGTTAAGTGTGTACAGAACGAAAATTATTTGAGCAAAGAAGACATACCCATATCATCCAATGGGCCCAACTACAAGAAAAAAGGTGTTGGTGCTGATTTGGTTGACTCTAGTCTGAAATAG
- the LOC110776207 gene encoding uncharacterized protein, with product MGGEAPAKSLWEYGIPDTTTGSPNDCPVSHIDSFLEKCDTMKINNVNDDAIRLRLFPFSLRDKAKEWLRDEVKFLGQEKTARLRNELTTFRQADDESLYESWRRFKRLQRQCPHHGIQEWFLIQTFYNGLTHEYRIYIDAASGGSITEKNPTEAKALIEKMTANDNYHPSSRNIVRNGGKYDLDALTMLTSTVQALSHKIDQFGAGSSSLVASCQICGVQGHTPIHCQLNTSRNTYHSGGNNNFHPFNTNFTQQSGFQQGSPISPPQSQTSKLNLDSILETLATSQVQQTELMTKQFELQAKQNEHFEKSIQQLIAQNKVIETQLVQLSQQVSHLSKPRDPPKIQNEQCSAIFLKDDGVSVERIVEKDGEVLGMINEKGVIEKVPIYVAPPRYEEPVPFPQRLTKGLLDKNFGRYSETLKKVYETIPFSDL from the exons ATGGGTGGTGAAGCACCTGCCAAATCCCTTTGGGAATATGGTATACCGGACACAACCACCG GTTCACCTAATGATTGCCCTGTAAGTCATATTGATAGCTTTTTGGAGAAGTGCGATACAATGAAAATCAACAATGTAAATGACGATGCTATTAGACTTCGCCTTTTCCCTTTCTCTCTTCGGGATAAGGCTAAGGAGTGGTTGAGAGATGAAG TGAAGTTTTTGGGCCAAGAGAAAACTGCTAGGTTAAGAAATGAGCTAACCACCTTTCGTCAAGCTGATGATGAGTCGTTGTATGAATCTTGGAGAAGATTTAAACGTTTACAAAGGCAGTGTCCTCATCATGGGATCCAGGAGTGGTTTTTGATCCAGACTTTCTACAATGGGCTGACACATGAATACCGAATCTACATTGATGCTGCATCAGGGGGTTCTATCACGGAAAAGAATCCAACTGAAGCTAAGGCATTGATTGAGAAAATGACAGCCAATGATAACTATCATCCCAGTAGTCGGAACATTGTTAGAAATGGAGGTAAGTATGATTTAGATGCTCTAACTATGTTGACTAGTACTGTGCAGGCTTTATCACATAAGATCGATCAATTTGGAGCTGGATCTTCATCATTGGTTGCCTCGTGTCAGATTTGTGGGGTGCAAGGACATACCCCAATTCACTGTCAGTTAAACACTTCAAGAAACACTTACCACTCTGGTGGAAATAATAACTTTCACCCATTCAACACCAATTTCACCCAACAATCTGGTTTTCAACAAGGGTCACCCATTAGTCCACCGCAATCTCAAACTTCTAAACTTAACCTTGATTCTATTTTGGAGACTCTTGCTACTTCTCAAGTTCAACAAACAGAATTAATGACCAAGCAGTTTGAGTTACAAGCCAAGCAGAATGAGCACTTTGAAAAATCCATCCAACAACTCATTGCTCAAAATAAGGTGATAGAAACCCAACTTGTTCAACTTTCACAACAAGTGAGTCATTTATCAAAACCTCGAGATccaccaaaaatccaaaatgaGCAATGTAGTGCGATCTTTCTTAAAGATGATGGAGTGAGTGTGGAAAGAATTGTTGAGAAAGATGGAGAAGTGCTTGGAATGATCAACGAGAAGGGTGTGATAGAAAAGGTTCCCATTTATGTTGCTCCACCCCGGTACGAGGAACCTGTGCCCTTTCCTCAAAGGTTGACTAAGGGTTTGCTCGATAAGAATTTTGGGAGATATTCTGAGACCCTTAAGAAGGTATATGAAACTATCCCTTTTTCTGACCTTTAG